CAGTATTTaaaagcacaacacacacaaacacacgccatcTGTGGTTTCATCTGAATTAAAATGCATGGAGGTACACCCACCAACACCCTGAATAAATCAAGCAAACACATACATTAACATACATTTAGTCATTTATTTGttcacgcttttatccaaagacagCTCCACGTGAGGCTGAGACCAGTGAAAGCATATAGGCTTAAGCagtgtgtgaaaaaaaaaaaaaaaaaaaatcaatccaaacacacacacacacacacacacacacacacacacacacacacacacacacacacacacacacacacacacacacacacacacacacacacacacacacacacacaaacacacacacagagacagattaTGAATCATATCACTGATAATGCATTAATGTTGTCTCTGTGTGGAACTCATATTTTCAATGTAGCTGGATCCTCTTGAGGCAACATGTGTCTCTGTACTGCAACATCTCCTCTATGGATCAAGGCTTTGGTGGACATCTGGGAAGCAAGCAAAAGGTGCTGAATTGATTGGTCAAGTGATTGATTGGTCAAGTGGACACTCACTTGACTTATGGGCAGGTTGATCTTAATTTAAGTATTGATTGCTTTGTTTCCCTCCCGTTCACTTCATTAGGGAATCTGCTGGAGCTTTTTAAAATGTACACAAGGCTTGCTCTTTCTATCTCCCCCCcaattctctcactctctctctttctctctctcattcacaaTCTCTCAATCactatctctcctcctctctctcaatctttcttgctgctctcacttgctctctccccaatctctctctctctctcccctcttctcgttgtctctccatctccctctcgctctctgtacTGCAGAACATGGCTAGAGGTTAGAGGTTTGATGCCAGAGCCACCAGCCTGCTGTCATCAGCCTTCCCAACACCCTCTAGTCAGATGAAAGTTCAAACCCTCATGACCTTCCCCCTATCTTGATCAGAGAAACCGGTGTGGTATGGTTGATTTATCTCACTGCAGCTCCAACTGTGAACCACACAGTAATAACAGGGACTTGTTTTTCACAAGGAGATTTCTATGCAACTCAATGACGATTGTCCATGAAGATGTGGACCTTTGTATGTGAATTTGCTTGTATTCATacagtgtgtttatatatacatacagtagaAGAACAGGATAGTGTACCAggatagtgtatgtgtgttcaaaTTATACTGAGAAAGACGCTTGACATTTTCatgctcattaatgacatgtTACTGAAATCACTGAAAGTCCCTTTGATAAAAGCCTGCTGAATGACTAAATAGTGACTCATAACAGTAAACAAACATATGCATTCTGTTAAATTCCCCCTTGTCATCTTATTTTGAGTCACTAGGACTAGACAGTCACGGAAAAACACCTTAGACGTGGAGCGGAGTATATGGTTTTGGAGGACAGGAATCTGTAATGAAACAAAAGGAGAGATGTATTATGCATCTTATTTTCATCCATTTTTAGAAGACATGTAATATGTGAAGGTATTTTAAAGTGCTGGAGAGCTCCTGCAGAAGATACGATGATTTGGTGTAGCTAATAGCAGTGGGCTAAGATTAGTGGGCTGCCACAGAGTAGCGCCTCCAAACCAACTCCAGATGTGGTGCCTTGGTTATAGGCAGGGCAAGAGTGCTAacttgcatgttttttttgtggtgtGGGAGGTAACCCCCGTGAACATACAAGCTCCACACAGAAAGTTCCTCCTACCCGGGGTTGGAACCCAGGGTCTTTTTGCTGTGGAGCAGCAGTGCTATCTACTGAGCCACCTACCCCTATGATACGGTCCTCTTGCCCAACATCCCGACCTTATAGAAGAAATTGTATTCATATAGATATCGTATTCACGTGCACACAGGACACATGTCCTAGCCTCACATCACTAGATATAATATACTGGAACAGAATAAAATAGTGTACAGTGTTTAAAATAAGGGAGAAAATGCACATTTGAATAAGGCTTTCATTTTGAAGACTCAGagattgaaacacacacacacacacacacacacacacacacacacacacacacacacacacacacacacacacacacacacacacacacacacacacacacacacacacacacacatacgcacacacatatagagcTTTCATTGGATCCTGCTTGTTTCCATGGAGACCAAAGAGAGCTGTTTTGCGCCAGTAGGATCAGAGCCTCAGACTTGATCTTTTTCACTGCAGGGagaatacatgcacacacacacgcacacacacttgcacacacacacacacacacacacacacacacacacacacacacaccacacacacacacacacacacacacacacacacacacacacacacacacagaaatacacacacaaaaggacacacacatactcacttacacttacacatacacaaagacacacacacacacacacacacacacacacacacacacacacacacacacacacacacaacacacacacacacacacacacacacattgtctgaAGAAGATaatcattttaattattatctaCGTACGTATAACATTTCAGGTCCGTTTTTCCAGGTTCCAAGCCAAATAATACTGTGGGTTTTCCAGCATGACGTAGGACTCAAAGCAACTCTGTGCTCATAAAGGGGAGGATCGTAGTGAGAGCAATCCTTTAGATAAGATCAAATGCATCATATTGTTCATACCTGCCAGTGAGGTCATCCTCCAGGCTGTTGTCCATGAAAGATCTATCACTATCACTATTTACTCTTtgccatttagcagatgcttttatccagacACCCTTACATAAAATTTTGAAAGATCATTTAATTAATGAGCATGTAAGGTGCATCTAGCTTAGGGATGCCTACAGATAAGGCTGTGggcattggggtttgaacccagaaccttttggctgggagtccgACAACATAAATTAATGTTTTACAAGCCCTTATCTATTTTTGTGAATATTTGATAATATCCTGAGGAACATGTATTCAGGGGGAGGTCGTCTAGTACAAGTtctgcaggaattcttttttttattattatttacaaccaccaattaaaatatacagCACACCAGTATCACTCTCACGGCAGGTAGCACTGGAGCATGTGGCCAGGTTTGCGAATCTATCCTCAGATTTCATTAGCaccctgtgcctctctctcacaGCTTCACCCATTACACTAATACTGGCTGCAAGGTTATTTAAGCATGTGCTGAAATCCTCAGAGGTTTACGCATAGTTCTGGATCAGAAAGTGCatgatccatccatccttcaCCCAGTGTCTGACTTTAACCatagtctgtgtgtttttgtttgtgcgtgtgtctgtgtggcaaAACCACATGATTTCAATGAAGATGGATATGTATCAAAATAAATATAGGCATAACATGACATACATGATAATGTGGTGAGTTGGAGTAGTTGAAATAAGACTGAATTCGACAtctacaaaataataataacagcctTTGCGAAAATGATAGTCGATTTGTATTGTCGTAAACTGTCGCGATACCATTCGGTGTACAGCGCTCGAGTTTGCGGCAGTACTGAATGTCCTTGCGAAGCTTCCAAACATGTGAGTTGGCGACACAATTAATACTTCATTACTAATACTTAAAAATACACTCACAATCCATGCTCTCTTACATGATGGCCGTTCTGTTTGCCGTGACGAAACCGAACATTTCGAAGAACGATTTTAGTTAGTAACAGCTGGCTTCTTATTCTGTTCAACTGAATGACTTGCGTCACAAACACTATCATATGTGAGCAtactatttatataaatatattggaTAATATGCACTTTATATGTTATAAGgaatatattatctatatattatttttcaGTCTCATCTCAATGTCATTAATATGCAGGTCGTTTTGTAATGTTGGTGACGTACGACTGGTTGTTGTTGCACTGCTGCTGAACATCAAAAGATCTGAGATCTATTTGAACACGGATTTACCATGCATATGTTTATATGTTGTACAACATAAAACTCTTATTACTGCGTAACACAGGCTTTGTAGAGAACTTTATTAAAACCTATAGCTTTCATACCACTCTCTTTATATTGACAGATGGCCCTGTATGAAAGACATCCGCCCATTTGAGAAGATCCCCTACAAagaataaaagaagaagaaccCAAGATGTCTTCCAACTTTCTGAAGATCGGTGTTCTGCTCCAGAAGTACCGCGCCCCGGTTATGATGGTGAGCTGTGGCGGGTTGTTTGCTGCTAACATGTTCTACCACACCTTCCCAGACCTCTCCTTCAGACAACTCTATCAAGCCTGGTACAAAGGAGAGCCAGTCTCCTTGTCCGACAAACTACAAGGGCTCTTCCGGCAGGTGTGTGTTACTCTATTCTACTGAAGTCATGTGTTTATCACCCATTTTATCCTTCAAATGTCCAATTTATATTTTCCCTTTAATTGATTACATATACATCTAGTATGAATTGTCACTGTGTTCTCCTTTACCAGATCCTTTTATCTGTCGAAATCTtgtcttttttgtgtttgttgttactCCCCTTAGGTTTTGGAGGACTACGGCGTCCGATCTCCTGCCCGATACTCGTGCTTTGCGTCCTTCGGCTTCCACCCTGTGGCAGCGGGCGCAGCCTGGCTTCCCGCAGGCGCACACGTGGGCCTGCCGGCCAACTTCAACAGCACGGCGCAGGACGCCGGCGGCATCACGAACCGCAGCGTGTTCATCAACGGCCAGGCGGTGGCGTGGGACAGCGAGGCGGGCTGCGTTCTCCGCGATTCACTCGTCTTGTCGCCCGCCGCTCAGAAGTTTGCGGTGGCGCGGGAGGTGGCCCGGCTTGACATCGGGGGTCCGGTGGTGAGCGCGGTGGTGGCCCCCGTGTGTCTGGGCGGGGTGTGGGTCTACAGCGTAGTCCTGAAGCAGATGCTGGGACTCCATGGGAGGCCGGCGTTGTTCCGTGGTGTTGCCAACCTGGCGGCGCTGGGGCTTGGGGCTGTGACGTACCTGCTGACCGCCGACACGGTCAGCCAGTGGGTGGACTACGGCTCGGACCAGCGGGCTGCCGCCGTGTCGCCCGACTACGCCCGCGGAGGGGTGGAGTTCTACAACAAGCTGTTGAGCCGAAACCGGACTCTACGCGTACTGATGGggcagaagggggaggagatgtACGCAATGAATGGGAATCTGTTTCCCGCCCACCTCCTCAAGCTCAAACATGCCCCCTACACCTCCCGGAGGGACGGACTCCTCAGCATGCTGAAAAACTCTacctagagagagggggagagggggggaggagaggggagagagagagagaagagagagagagaggagaagagagagagagagagagagagagagagaagagagagagagaggagagagagagagagagagagagagagagagagagagagagagagagagagagagagagagagagagagagagagagagagaatattctCATCCGTGTTCGGTTAAAGAAAGGTGACTTGTTTACCTGCTTCTCCCCCATACCCTCCTCCAAGGTGTGGCCTGTGTTTTaaactgaaaaaaagaaaataaatgtttgggGTCATCTGATATCAGTGGATGGAGTCCAGAAGGAGATTACTTCATTTTATTTCTTCTCGGCAAAACCACAAAGTTATAGATTTTGAGAAGCTGTCTAGGAATGACAAGGTTACATAAGACTCACTGTTTGGGTCCTCGCAGCATGAACCTGATATAAACGATAACTCCTCTCATTTCCTCTGAATCATACCCTGTCTTAGCAAACGGTGGAACATTCAGACCAGAGATATACTGTTGGGTTCACAATATTCTGTGTTCCGAAACACCCCATGTTTTGTCCCTAGAATCTTAAATCATAATCTGCAACACggtcatatttttttatatataggcATTACAGATTATTAAGTTAAGTTATCTTTTTTGGGCAATTCCTTCTCAGCTTTTGACCCATCCGAGAGAACCCGTGCACACTGGCAAACTCCAAGCAGCGGGCAGCCGCAGTGCAGCTGTCTTGCTCGTGGGCACCTCATCCGTGGTTGAGGATGTAGGAGATTGCAGCacaacttcccccccccctatttTTTGTGTATCGGTCGGGATTCAAACTGGTCACCCTCTGGTTACCAGTCTAACTACTTAACGAGTAGGCCACGGAACCAGTTGACCGTGAATGCCTTATTATATAAAATGCAACGTACTGTACTGAAGATTGTACTCGTCTCAACTGACGACAAAGATGATAAAGCTGCTGGACAAATGATATTCCactattgtatttattgtagttATTTAATTAATAAACAAAAGATAAGTATAGGATCCACGGCCTCTTCCATTGTATATTCATCCCATACATTTGCAGGATGTATACATTTCCCAGTACACTCAGAAtataaacaaggacaaaatgcCACAAACTTGAGAAAAAACCATCATCTTCTAATAACTTATGTGATAACAACAATCTTTATATTCATCTATTTTGGCTCTTGTGTCGCTTCACATGGTGTGTATTGGGTCCTAGGTGGTCCCT
The window above is part of the Gadus morhua chromosome 20, gadMor3.0, whole genome shotgun sequence genome. Proteins encoded here:
- the tmem177 gene encoding transmembrane protein 177, translating into MSSNFLKIGVLLQKYRAPVMMVSCGGLFAANMFYHTFPDLSFRQLYQAWYKGEPVSLSDKLQGLFRQVLEDYGVRSPARYSCFASFGFHPVAAGAAWLPAGAHVGLPANFNSTAQDAGGITNRSVFINGQAVAWDSEAGCVLRDSLVLSPAAQKFAVAREVARLDIGGPVVSAVVAPVCLGGVWVYSVVLKQMLGLHGRPALFRGVANLAALGLGAVTYLLTADTVSQWVDYGSDQRAAAVSPDYARGGVEFYNKLLSRNRTLRVLMGQKGEEMYAMNGNLFPAHLLKLKHAPYTSRRDGLLSMLKNST